The stretch of DNA TGCGGTAATATGAAGGTTACCGTGTTCAAAGAGTGCCGAGGTGGTGGAATTGGTAGACACGCTACCTTGAGGTGGTAGTGCCCGATTGGGCTTACGGGTTCAAGTCCCGTCCTCGGTACCAAATCCTAGCAATTCTTGCATTTTATGCAATTCTGGCGTAGTATTTGCCACGTTTTCGGACGCGGGGTGGAGCAGCCTGGTAGCTCGTCGGGCTCATAACCCGAAGGTCGTCGGTTCAAATCCGGCCCCCGCAACCACTTTCCCTGAGAGTTCTTTTTCAAATATACTGTGAACACCAGTTTCGGTGCCTTCGCGAAGAATTTAGAAAAAAATTCTCCTGGACGGTGTCCGGGCCGCAGTTGCGGCATACAGGGTTCAGTTATATAAAGCCCCGATTTATCGGGGTTTTTTGTTATCTGACTTCAGAATAACTGGGCTATATGCCCTTTTTTTATGTCTTGGGGGTGGGCTTGTCCACATTAGAGCAAAAATTAACAGAGATGATTTCAGCACCGGTCGAAGCACTGGGCTACGAACTTGTAGGCATCGAATTCGTTCGCGGCCGCACGTCTACGCTGCGCATCTATATTGATAGTGAAGATGGCATCAATGTTGATGATTGTGCTGATGTCAGTCACCAGGTCAGTGCCGTACTGGATGTCGAAGATCCCATCACCGTGGCCTATCACCTGGAAGTGTCATCACCTGGCCTCGATCGCCCAATGTTCACCGCAGAACACTACGTTCGTTTTACCGGCGAAGAAGTGAGCATTGTATTGCGCATGGCTGTGCAAAACCGCCGCAAATGGCAGGGTATTATTAAAGCCGTAGACGGTGAGATGATCACGGTAACGGTCGAAGGAAAAGACGAAGTGTTCGCGCTGAGCAACATCCAGAAAGCGAACCTGGTACCCCACTTTTAATAGTTTGGATTGAGGTGAAAACCCAGGATGAACAAAGAAATTTTGGCTGTTGTTGAAGCAGTTTCCAACGAAAAATCGCTACCGCGTGAGAAAATTTTCGAAGCGCTGGAAAGTGCGCTGGCAACGGCGACCAAGAAAAAATACGAGCAAGAAATTGACGTGCGCGTTGAAATCGACCGCAAAAGCGGTGATTTCGATACCTTCCGCCGTTGGGTTATCGTTGAAGAGGTGACGCAACCGACGCGTGAAATCACCCTGGAAGCGGCTCAGTTCGAAGATCCGGCCTTCACGGTTGGTGAATACGTTGAAGATCAGATTGAATCCGTGACCTTTGACCGTATCACCACCCAAACCGCCAAGCAGGTTATCGTGCAGAAAGTTCGCGAAGCCGAGCGTGCGATGGTGGTCGATCAGTTCCGTGAGCACGAAGGTGAGATTATCACCGGCGTGGTGAAAAAAGTTAACCGTGACAACATCGCTCTGGATCTCGGCAGCAATGCTGAAGCCGTGATTCTGCGTGAAGATATGCTGCCGCGCGAAAACTTCCGTCCGGGCGACCGCATTCGCGGCGTGCTGTACGCAGTACGTCCTGAAGCTCGCGGTGCACAACTGTTCGTTAGCCGCTCCAAACCTGAAATGCTGATCGAACTGTTCCGCATTGAAGTGCCGGAAATCGGTGAAGAAGTTATCGAGATTAAAGCCGCTGCACGCGATCCTGGCTCTCGCGCCAAAATCGCTGTGAAAACTAACGACAAGCGTATCGACCCGGTCGGGGCATGCGTTGGTATGCGTGGTGCACGCGTTCAGGCGGTTTCTACAGAGTTAGGCGGTGAGCGTATTGATATCGTGCTGTGGGACGACAACCCGGCGCAGTTTGTTATCAACGCAATGGCACCGGCTGACGTAGCATCCATCGTTGTCGACGAAGACAAACATACGATGGATATCGCGGTAGAGGCAGGCAACCTGGCACAGGCCATCGGCCGTAACGGTCAGAACGTTCGCCTGGCATCACAGCTGAGCGGCTGGGAACTCAACGTCATGACCGTTGATGACCTGCAGGCTAAACATCAGGCTGAAGCGCATGCGGCTATTGATACCTTTACCAAATACCTCGACATTGACGAGGATTTCGCCACCGTGTTGGTCGAAGAAGGTTTCTCCACGCTTGAAGAGTTGGCCTATGTGCCAATGAAAGAGCTGCTGGAAATCGACGGCCTTGATGAAGACACCGTGGAAGCATTACGCGATCGCGCTAAAAACGCGCTCACCACACTGGCTCTGGCACAAGAAGAGAGCCTTGGCGATAAGAAACCAGCCGAGGATCTGCTGAACCTCGAAGGGATGGATCGCACGCTGGCCTTTAAACTGGCTGCTCGTGGTGTTAGCTCGCTGGAAGACCTTGCCGAGCAAGGTGTTGACGACCTGTCTGATATCGAAGGTTTAACGGATGAGAAAGCCGGTGAACTGATTATGGCAGCGCGTAACATTTGCTGGTTTGGCGGCGAAGCGTAATAAACTGTAGCAGGAAGGAACAGCATGACAGATGTAACCGTAAAAGCGCTGGCCGCAGAGATTCAGACCTCCGTGGACCGCCTGGTACAGCAATTTGCTGATGCAGGGATCCCGAAGTCTGCTGATGACTCCGTTTCGGCGCAAGAGAAGCAAACTCTGCTGGCTCACCTGAACCATGAACATGGCTCAGGCCCAGATAAGTTGACTTTACAGCGCAAAACGCGCAGTACTTTAAACATTCCAGGTACCGGTGGGAAAAGTAAATCGGTACAAATCGAAGTCCGCAAGAAGCGCACCTTTGTGAAACGTGATCCGCAAGAGGCTGAACGCCTTGCCGCGGAAGAACAGGCGCAGCGTGAAGCGGAAGAGCAAGCCCAGCGTGAGGCAGAGGAAACTGCCAAACGTGCGGCACAAGAAAAAGCTAAGCGTGATGCTGAAGAACAAGCTAAGCGCGAAGCCGCTGATAAAGCGAAACGTGAAGCTGCGGAAAAAGACAAAGTGAGCAATCAACAAACTGACGATATGACGAAAACTGCCCAGGCCGATAAAGCCCGCCGTGAAGCTGAAACTGCAGAGCTGAAGCGCAAAGCGGAAGAAGAAGCTCGTCGCAAACTCGAAGAAGAAGCACGTCGCGTAGCGGAAGAGGTCCGTAAATTGGCTGAAGCTAACGCAGGCGTGTGGGCCGAACAAGAGAAAGTGGAAGACGACAAGTCTGACTATCATGTCACCACTTCTCAGCATGCCCGCCAGGCTGAAGACGAAAACGACCGTGAAGTAGAAGGCGGGCGTGGTCGCGCTCGTACTACAACGGCTAAAGCTCCTCGCCAGAAAAAGGCAGGCGGCAAACACGGCGAATCTAAAGCTGACCGTGAAGAGGCTCGTGCAGCCGTTCGCGGTGGTAAAGGCAAGCGTAAGCCAAGCAGCCTGCAGCAGGGCTTCACCAAGCCTGCACAGGCGGTTAACCGTGATGTTGTGATCGGTGAAACCGTTACCGTTGCTGAACTGGCTAACAAAATGGCTGTTAAAGGCTCTCAGGTCATCAAAGCGATGATGAAGCTGGGCGCAATGGCAACCATTAACCAGGTCATCGATCAGGAAACCGCCCAGCTGGTTGCCGAGGAAATGGGCCACAAGGTTATCCTGCGTCGTGAAAACGAGCTGGAAGAGGCGGTAATGAGCGACCGTGATACCGGCGCTGCAACCGAAACTCGTGCTCCGGTTGTGACCATCATGGGCCACGTTGACCACGGTAAAACCTCCCTGCTGGACTACATTCGTTCTACTAAGGTTGCCTCCGGTGAAGCGGGTGGTATTACCCAGCACATCGGTGCTTACCACGTAGAAACTGACAACGGCATGGTGACCTTCCTGGATACCCCGGGTCACGCAGCGTTTACTTCCATGCGTGCTCGTGGTGCTCAGGCGACGGATATCGTTGTTCTGGTTGTTGCGGCTGACGATGGCGTGATGCCACAAACTATCGAAGCTATCCAGCACGCGAAAGCGGCGCAGGTACCGGTAGTAGTCGCAGTGAACAAAATCGATAAACCAGAAGCAGACCCGGATCGCGTTAAGCAGGAACTGTCCCAGTACGGCATCATGCCGGAAGAGTGGGGCGGCGAAAGCCAGTTCATCCACGTTTCTGCTAAAGCCGGTACCGGTATCGACGACCTGCTGGACGCTATCCTGCTGCAGGCTGAAGTTCTGGAACTGAAAGCCGTACGTAAAGGTATGGCAAGCGGCGTGGTAATCGAATCCTTCCTGGATAAAGGTCGTGGTCCGGTTGCAACCGTTCTGGTGCGTGAAGGTACTCTGAACAAGGGCGATATCGTACTGTGTGGCTTCGAGTATGGCCGCGTGCGTGCGATGCGTGACGAGATGGGCCGTGAAGTGACCGAAGCGGGTCCTTCTATCCCTGTTGAGATCCTTGGCCTGTCCGGCGTACCTGCCGCGGGTGACGAAGTGACCGTTGTTCGCGACGAGAAGAAAGCCCGTGAAGTTGCTCTGTATCGTCAGGGTAAATTCCGCGAAGTGAAACTGGCTCGTCAGCAGAAATCCAAACTGGAAAACATGTTCGCCAACATGACTGAAGGCGAAGTGTCCGAAGTGAACATCGTGCTGAAAGCCGACGTTCAGGGTTCTGTGGAAGCGATCAGCGACTCCCTGCTGAAACTGTCTACCGATGAAGTTAAAGTTAAAATCATCGGTTCCGGCGTGGGCGGGATCACCGAGACTGACGCTACGCTGGCAGCAGCATCCAACGCCATCCTGGTTGGCTTCAACGTCCGTGCCGACGCTTCTGCGCGCCGCGTGATTGAAGCGGAAAGCCTGGATCTGCGCTACTACTCCGTCATCTATCATCTGATTGATGAAGTAAAAGCGGCGATGAGCGGCATGCTGTCTCCGGAACTGAAACAGCAGATCCTCGGCCTGGCCGAAGTTCGCGATGTGTTTAAATCACCGAAGTTTGGTGCCATCGCAGGTTGTATGGTCACCGAGGGTGTGGTCAAACGTCATAACCCAATCCGCGTACTGCGCGACAACGTAGTTATCTATGAAGGCGAGCTGGAATCCCTGCGTCGCTTTAAAGATGATGCTAACGAAGTCCGTAACGGTATGGAATGTGGTATCGGCGTTAAGAACTACAACGACGTGCGCGTGGGCGATATGATCGAAGTCTTCGAAATTATCGAGATCAAGCGTACCATCTCCTGATAGCTATACCGCATCAACTATCTTAGGGGGGCCGTGTGCCCCCCGTTTTGTCTGGAGAAATTATTATGGCGAAAGAATTTGGTCGCTCGCAGCGCGTTTCTCAGGAATTGCAGAAAGAAATTGCCATTATCCTGCAGCGTGAAATTAAAGACCCGCGTCTGGGTATGATGACCACCGTCTCCGGTGTTGAAATCTCCCGTGACCTGGCCTATGCCAAAGTTTTCGTAACGTTCCTGAACGATAAAGACGAAGAAGCCATCAAAGAAGGCATCAAAGTTCTGCAGGACGCGTCTGGCTATATCCGCACTTTGGTTGGTAAGGCAATGCGTTTGCGCATCGTGCCGGAGCTGACCTTCTTCTACGATAACTCGCTGGTTGAAGGGATGCGCATGTCTAACCTGGTTTCCAATGTCATCCGTCATGATGACGAGCGTCGCGTGAATACGGACGACAGCAAGGAGGATTGATGAGTCGTCCTCGTCGTCGTGGTCGTGATATTCATGGTGTACTGTTGCTGGACAAGCCTCAGGGGCTCTCTTCCAACGATGCACTACAAAAAGTAAAGCGCCTTTATAACGCGAACCGCGCGGGCCATACCGGTGCGCTGGATCCGCTGGCGACCGGGATGTTGCCAATCTGCCTCGGTGAAGCAACGAAGTTCTCCCAATATCTGCTGGACTCCGACAAGCGTTATCGCGTGATTGCTAAACTTGGGCAGCGTACCGACACTTCTGATGCCGACGGCATTGTCGTTCAGGAACGCCCGGTTAACTTTAGCGCCGGGCAGCTTGCTGCCGCGCTGGAGACTTTCCGCGGGGACACCGAGCAGGTTCCATCGATGTATTCTGCGCTCAAGCATCAGGGCAAGCCCCTGTACGAATATGCGCGCGCGGGTATTGAGGTTGAACGTGAAGCTCGCCCAATCACGGTGTATGAACTGCTGTTTATTCGCCATGAAGGGGATGAACTGGAGCTGGAGGTTCACTGTTCTAAGGGAACGTACATCCGTACGATCGTTGACGATCTCGGTGAAAAACTTGGCTGCGGTGCGCATGTTATTTTCCTGCGTCGCCTGGCGGTAAGTAAATATCCGATTGAGCGCATGGTCACTCTGGAACAGCTTAGTGAGCTGGTCGAGCAGGCACACCGGCAGGAGGTCGAGCCTGCAGACCTGTTGGATCCGCTGCTGATGCCAATGGATAGCCCCGCCTCAGATTTTCCGCTGGTGAACTTGCTGCCAGAGGTTGCCGTTTATTTTAAAAACGGCAATCCGGTACGCGCTGCGGGTGTTCAGGCTGAAGGCCTGGTGCGCGTTACCGAAGGCGAAGAGCAGAAATTTATCGGTATGGGGATAATCGATGACGAGGGCCGGGTCGCTCCGCGCCGTCTGGTCGTTGAATATCCCGTCTGACTTTTGCCGCTATCTTGCGGTAAAAGAGCGCTACAGGTAAAATAGCGCGGCTTAACGACTGGCCGATTGTTTAACAACGGGTTCAGTCGTGCACTGGGGTTGCTGAATTAGAGATCGGCACCCTGTTTATTTATCTATAATGTTGGAGTTGAAAATGTCTCTAAGCGTTGAAGCTAAAGCTAAAATCGTTTCCGAGTTTGGTCGTGGTACTAACGACAGTGGTTCTACCGAAGTTCAGGTTGCACTGCTGACTGCACAGATTAACCACCTGCAGGGTCACTTTGCAGAGCACAAAAAAGATCACCACAGCCGTCGTGGTCTGCTGCGTATGGTTTCTCAGCGTCGTAAACTGCTCGACTACCTGAAGCGTAAAGATGTAGCACGTTACACCAGCCTGATCGAGCGTCTGGGTCTGCGTCGCTAGTTCTTGCGAGTTTCAGAAAAAGGGGCCTGTAAGGGCCCCTTTTTTCAACCAGGCGGCAGCAATTCTATGGAAACTAATGTATTGTTGCTGAGTGTGATCTTTATTGCAGAGGTTCGCGCGGCTAATGAGAGGCTTTACCCGTAAGAGCGGGTTAGGGTTGTCATTAGTCGCGAGGATGCGATGAAGGTCGGGTACCAACGGCGGCGCGTGAAGCCACGTGCTGCCCGTCATTTTAAAGGATCTTATTTTGCTGAATCCGATCGTTCGTAAATTCCAGTATGGCCAGCATACGGTCACGCTTGAAACCGGCATGATGGCTCGCCAGGCTACCGCTGCTGTAATGGTAAGCATGGATGACACCGCGGTATTCGTTACCGTTGTGGGCCAGAAAAAAGCCAAACCAGGCCAGGACTTCTTCCCGCTGACCGTTAACTACCAGGAGCGTACCTACGCTGCTGGCCGTATCCCAGGTAGCTTCTTCCGTCGTGAAGGCCGTCCAAGCGAAGGCGAAACCCTGATCGCGCGTCTGATTGACCGTCCGGTTCGTCCACTGTTCCCGGAAGGTTTCGTCAACGAAGTGCAGGTTATTGCTACCGTTGTTTCCGTAAACCCACAGGTACACCCTGATATCGTTGCCATGATTGGCGCATCTGCTGCGCTGAGCCTGTCCGGTATTCCGTTCAACGGCCCAATCGGTTCCGCTCGTGTTGGTTACATCAATGACCAGTATGTGCTGAACCCGACTGCTGAAGAGCTGAAAACCAGCAAGCTGGACCTGGTTGTTGCCGGTACCGAAAGCGCAGTACTGATGGTTGAATCCGAAGCTGAACTGCTGAGCGAAGACCAGATGCTGGGCGCCGTAGTCTTCGGTCACGATCAGCAGCAGATTGTTATCAAGGAAATCAACGCACTGGTTGCTGAAGCTGGCAAACCGCGCTGGGACTGGCAGCCAGAAGCAGTAAACGAAGAGCTGAATGCTCGCGTTGCTGCACTGGCAGAATCCCGCCTGAGCGATGCTTACCGCATCACTGAGAAACAACAACGTTATGCTCAGGTTGACGTCATCAAAGCGGACGTTATTGCAACCCTGACCGCAGAAGACGAATCTCTGGATGCTGGCGAACTGTCTGACATTCTGCACGCTATCGAGAAAAACGTTGTTCGTAGCCGTATTCTGGCAGGCGAACTGCGCATCGATGGCCGTGAAAAAGACATGATTCGTGGTCTGGACGTGCGTACTGGCGTTCTGCCGCGTACTCACGGTTCTGCGCTGTTCACCCGTGGCGAAACTCAGGCGCTGGTTACCGCGACTCTGGGTACCGCACGTGATGCGCAGAATCTGGATGAGCTGATGGGCGAGCGTACTGACAGCTTCCTGTTCCACTACAACTTCCCTCCGTACTCCGTGGGTGAGACCGGGATGGTGGGTTCGCCTAAGCGTCGTGAAATTGGTCACGGTCGTCTGGCGAAACGTGGTGTGCTGGCCGTTATGCCAGAAGCTGATAAATTCCCGTACACCGTTCGTGTGGTTTCTGAAATCACTGAATCTAACGGTTCTTCTTCCATGGCTTCCGTGTGTGGTGCTTCTCTGGCACTGATGGACGCTGGTGTGCCGATCAAAGCCGCCGTGGCGGGTATCGCGATGGGCCTGGTGAAAGAAGGCGACAACTTTGTTGTTCTGTCCGATATTCTGGGTGACGAAGATCACCTGGGCGATATGGACTTTAAAGTTGCCGGTAGCCGCGAAGGTATCTCTGCGCTGCAGATGGATATCAAAATCGAAGGCATCACCCGCGAAATCATGCAGGAGGCTCTGAACCAGGCTAAGGGTGCGCGTCTGCACATTCTGGGCGTGATGGAACAGGCTATTGATGCACCGCGTGGCGACATTTCTGAATTTGCTCCACGTATTCACACCATCAAAATCAACCCAGACAAGATCAAAGACGTGATCGGTAAGGGCGGGGCTGTGATTCGTGCGCTGACCGAAGAAACCGGCACCACAATCGAAATCGAAGATGACGGTACCGTGAAAATCGCAGCGACCGACGGTGATAAAGCGAAACACGCTATCCGCCGTATCGAAGAGATCACCGCTGAAATCGAAGTGGGCCGTATCTATAACGGTAAGGTCACTCGTATCGTTGATTTCGGTGCGTTTGTTGCCATCGGTGGTGGTAAAGAAGGTCTGGTTCACATCTCTCAAATCGCTGACAAGCGCGTAGAGAAAGTGACTGATTACCTGCAGATGGGTCAGGAAGTTCCGGTGAAAGTACTGGAAGTTGACCGTCAGGGCCGCGTCCGTTTAAGCATTAAAGAAGCAACCGAGCAGTCTCCAGCAGAAGATGCAGCACCGGCTGCGCCAGAAGCTGAGTAAGGTTTGCCAATTAAGCTCTCCATGGTGACATGGAGAGCTGTTTGTTACGGGACAGGAAGTCTCGTTTGCAGCCGGGGGACAGGACGTTCATCCATTTGTTGTCTTCGGGAGTAGGAAATGAAGCCTTTTTTGCGCTGGTGTTTCGTTGCGACAGCTATCACGCTGGCCGGATGCAGCAACTCTGCCTGGCGTAAGAACGAAGTATTAGCGGTGCCACTGCAGCCTACGCTACAGCAAGAAGTGATTCTGGCACGCATGGAACAAATACTTGCCAGTCGGGCTTTAACCGATGACGAACGCGCACAGCTTTTATATGAGCGCGGAGTGTTGTATGATAGTCTCGGTCTGAGGGCTCTGGCGCGTAATGATTTTTCACAAGCGCTGGCCATTCGACCCGATATGCCTGAAGTATTCAATTACTTAGGCATTTATTTAACGCAGGCAGGCAATTTTGATGCTGCCTATGAAGCGTTTGATTCTGTACTTGAGCTTGATCCAACTTACAACTACGCGCACTTAAATCGCGGTATCGCCCTCTATTACGGCGGTCGTTATCGTTTAGCGCAAGATGATCTGCTGGCGTTTTATCAAGACGATCCCAACGATCCTTTCCGTAGCCTGTGGCTCTATGTTGCTGAACGCAATATGGACGAAAAACAGGCCAAAGTGGCGCTACAACAGCGTCTCGAGAAATCGGATAAAGAACAATGGGGATGGAACATTGTCGAGTTCTACCTGGGCAACATTAGCGAAAAAGAGCTAATGGAACGCCTCAAGGCGGACGCAACGGATAACACCTCGCTCGCTGAGCATCTCAGTGAAACCAACTTCTATTTAGGTAAGTACTACCTAAGTCTGGGGGATAAGGACAGCGCCAAGGCACTGTTCAAGTTAGCGGTTGCTAACAACGTACACAACTACGTTGAGCATCGTTATGCATTGTTGGAATTAGCGCTCTTGGGCCAGGAGCATGACGACCTGGCAGAATCGGACCAGCAATAGCTGACGAACAACGATCGTCCCATACACTTTTTAACTAAAGTCATCACCTTCACGGGTGAGGGCGTTTTTGTTCGTTAATCAATCAAATTTGAGCCGGTTCACACTTTTCAATGAAAATTGCAGATCAATTTCACGATGAGTTACGTAGACTGGCCGCCATCAATGAGGCACATGTACTACATGACTGATATCATCGAAACCACTTTTTCTGATCTGGGGCTGCACGCCTCCATCATTCAGGCTCTTAACGACCTGGGCTACGAAAAGCCATCACCAATCCAGGCAGAGTGTATCCCACATCTGCTGAATGGCCGTGACGTTCTGGGTATGGCCCAGACCGGTAGCGGTAAAACTGCAGCGTTCTCCCTGCCGCTGCTGAACAACCTCGATCCTGAGCTGAAAGCACCACAAATCCTGGTGCTGGCCCCGACCCGCGAACTGGCGGTTCAGGTTGCTGAAGCCATGACGGATTTCTCAAAACATATGCACGGCGTGAACGTTGTTGCCCTTTACGGCGGCCAGCGTTATGACGTGCAGCTGCGCGCTCTGCGTCAGGGACCACAGATTGTTGTCGGTACCCCAGGGCGTCTGCTTGACCACCTGAAACGCGGCACGCTGAACCTGTCCGGCCTTAAAGGTCTGGTTCTGGACGAAGCTGATGAAATGCTGCGTATGGGCTTCATCGAAGACGTTGAAACCATCATGGCGCAGATCCCGGCTGAACATCAGACCGCGCTGTTCTCCGCTACCATGCCGGAAGCAATTCGTCGCATTACCCGTCGCTTCATGAAAGATCCTCAGGAAGTGCGCATTCAGTCCAGCGTAACCACTCGTCCTGACATCAGCCAGAGTTTCTGGTCTGTTTACGGCATGCGTAAAAACGAAGCGCTGGTTCGTTTCCTGGAAGCAGAAGACTTTGATGCAGCTATCATCTTCGTGCGTACCAAAAACGCGACCCTGGAAGTAGCTGAAGCGCTGGAGCGCAGCGGTTACAACAGCGCCGCGCTGAACGGTGACATGAACCAGGCGCTGCGTGAGCAGACTCTGGAGCGTCTGAAAGATGGTCGTCTGGACATCCTGATCGCGACCGACGTTGCGGCCCGTGGCCTGGACGTGGAGCGTATCAGCCTGGTTGTTAACTACGACATCCCGATGGACTCCGAGTCTTACGTTCACCGTATCGGTCGTACTGGCCGTGCTGGCCGTGCTGGCCGTGCGCTGCTGTTCGTTGAGAACCGTGAGCGCCGCCTGCTGCGCAACATCGAGCGCACCATGAAGCTGACTATCCCTGAAGTAGAGCTGCCAAACGCAGATCTGCTGGGCGAGCGTCGTCTGGCTAAATTCGCCGCTAAAGTTCAGCAGCAGCTGGAAAGCAGCGATCTGGATCAGTACCGTGCGCTGTTGGCAAAAATTCAGCCTTCCGCTGAAGAAGCGCTGGATATCGAAACGCTGGCTGCAGCCCTGCTGAAAATGGCTCAGGGTGAGCGTCCTCTGATTCTGCCACCAGATGCACCAATGCGTCCACGTCGTGAATTCAAAGAGCGTGACGATCGTTTCGAACGTCGCGGCGACCGTAATGACCGTGGCCCGCGTGGTGACCGTCCAGAGCGTGGTGGTGAAGATCGTCCACGTCGTGAGCGTCGCGAAGCTGGCGATATGGAACTGTATCGCATCGAAGTGGGCCGTGATGATGGTGTTGAAGTTCGTCATATCGTTGGCGCTATCGCTAACGAAGGCGACATCAGCAGCCGTTACATCGGTAACATCAAGCTGTTCGGGACCCACTCCACCATCGAGCTGCCGAAAGGCATGCCGGGTGAAGTTCTGCAGCACTTTACCCGTACTCGTATTCTGAACAAGCCGATGAATATGCAGCTGCTGGGTGATGCTCAGCCTCGTCCAGAGCGCAGCGGTGAACGCCGTGGCGGTCGCGACGGCGGCGGTCGTAGCTTCGGTGGCGAGCGTCGTGAAGGCG from Cedecea neteri encodes:
- the rimP gene encoding ribosome maturation factor RimP: MSTLEQKLTEMISAPVEALGYELVGIEFVRGRTSTLRIYIDSEDGINVDDCADVSHQVSAVLDVEDPITVAYHLEVSSPGLDRPMFTAEHYVRFTGEEVSIVLRMAVQNRRKWQGIIKAVDGEMITVTVEGKDEVFALSNIQKANLVPHF
- the nusA gene encoding transcription termination factor NusA; translation: MNKEILAVVEAVSNEKSLPREKIFEALESALATATKKKYEQEIDVRVEIDRKSGDFDTFRRWVIVEEVTQPTREITLEAAQFEDPAFTVGEYVEDQIESVTFDRITTQTAKQVIVQKVREAERAMVVDQFREHEGEIITGVVKKVNRDNIALDLGSNAEAVILREDMLPRENFRPGDRIRGVLYAVRPEARGAQLFVSRSKPEMLIELFRIEVPEIGEEVIEIKAAARDPGSRAKIAVKTNDKRIDPVGACVGMRGARVQAVSTELGGERIDIVLWDDNPAQFVINAMAPADVASIVVDEDKHTMDIAVEAGNLAQAIGRNGQNVRLASQLSGWELNVMTVDDLQAKHQAEAHAAIDTFTKYLDIDEDFATVLVEEGFSTLEELAYVPMKELLEIDGLDEDTVEALRDRAKNALTTLALAQEESLGDKKPAEDLLNLEGMDRTLAFKLAARGVSSLEDLAEQGVDDLSDIEGLTDEKAGELIMAARNICWFGGEA
- the infB gene encoding translation initiation factor IF-2; its protein translation is MTDVTVKALAAEIQTSVDRLVQQFADAGIPKSADDSVSAQEKQTLLAHLNHEHGSGPDKLTLQRKTRSTLNIPGTGGKSKSVQIEVRKKRTFVKRDPQEAERLAAEEQAQREAEEQAQREAEETAKRAAQEKAKRDAEEQAKREAADKAKREAAEKDKVSNQQTDDMTKTAQADKARREAETAELKRKAEEEARRKLEEEARRVAEEVRKLAEANAGVWAEQEKVEDDKSDYHVTTSQHARQAEDENDREVEGGRGRARTTTAKAPRQKKAGGKHGESKADREEARAAVRGGKGKRKPSSLQQGFTKPAQAVNRDVVIGETVTVAELANKMAVKGSQVIKAMMKLGAMATINQVIDQETAQLVAEEMGHKVILRRENELEEAVMSDRDTGAATETRAPVVTIMGHVDHGKTSLLDYIRSTKVASGEAGGITQHIGAYHVETDNGMVTFLDTPGHAAFTSMRARGAQATDIVVLVVAADDGVMPQTIEAIQHAKAAQVPVVVAVNKIDKPEADPDRVKQELSQYGIMPEEWGGESQFIHVSAKAGTGIDDLLDAILLQAEVLELKAVRKGMASGVVIESFLDKGRGPVATVLVREGTLNKGDIVLCGFEYGRVRAMRDEMGREVTEAGPSIPVEILGLSGVPAAGDEVTVVRDEKKAREVALYRQGKFREVKLARQQKSKLENMFANMTEGEVSEVNIVLKADVQGSVEAISDSLLKLSTDEVKVKIIGSGVGGITETDATLAAASNAILVGFNVRADASARRVIEAESLDLRYYSVIYHLIDEVKAAMSGMLSPELKQQILGLAEVRDVFKSPKFGAIAGCMVTEGVVKRHNPIRVLRDNVVIYEGELESLRRFKDDANEVRNGMECGIGVKNYNDVRVGDMIEVFEIIEIKRTIS
- the rbfA gene encoding 30S ribosome-binding factor RbfA; this encodes MAKEFGRSQRVSQELQKEIAIILQREIKDPRLGMMTTVSGVEISRDLAYAKVFVTFLNDKDEEAIKEGIKVLQDASGYIRTLVGKAMRLRIVPELTFFYDNSLVEGMRMSNLVSNVIRHDDERRVNTDDSKED
- the truB gene encoding tRNA pseudouridine(55) synthase TruB — its product is MSRPRRRGRDIHGVLLLDKPQGLSSNDALQKVKRLYNANRAGHTGALDPLATGMLPICLGEATKFSQYLLDSDKRYRVIAKLGQRTDTSDADGIVVQERPVNFSAGQLAAALETFRGDTEQVPSMYSALKHQGKPLYEYARAGIEVEREARPITVYELLFIRHEGDELELEVHCSKGTYIRTIVDDLGEKLGCGAHVIFLRRLAVSKYPIERMVTLEQLSELVEQAHRQEVEPADLLDPLLMPMDSPASDFPLVNLLPEVAVYFKNGNPVRAAGVQAEGLVRVTEGEEQKFIGMGIIDDEGRVAPRRLVVEYPV
- the rpsO gene encoding 30S ribosomal protein S15 translates to MSLSVEAKAKIVSEFGRGTNDSGSTEVQVALLTAQINHLQGHFAEHKKDHHSRRGLLRMVSQRRKLLDYLKRKDVARYTSLIERLGLRR
- the pnp gene encoding polyribonucleotide nucleotidyltransferase, with the translated sequence MLNPIVRKFQYGQHTVTLETGMMARQATAAVMVSMDDTAVFVTVVGQKKAKPGQDFFPLTVNYQERTYAAGRIPGSFFRREGRPSEGETLIARLIDRPVRPLFPEGFVNEVQVIATVVSVNPQVHPDIVAMIGASAALSLSGIPFNGPIGSARVGYINDQYVLNPTAEELKTSKLDLVVAGTESAVLMVESEAELLSEDQMLGAVVFGHDQQQIVIKEINALVAEAGKPRWDWQPEAVNEELNARVAALAESRLSDAYRITEKQQRYAQVDVIKADVIATLTAEDESLDAGELSDILHAIEKNVVRSRILAGELRIDGREKDMIRGLDVRTGVLPRTHGSALFTRGETQALVTATLGTARDAQNLDELMGERTDSFLFHYNFPPYSVGETGMVGSPKRREIGHGRLAKRGVLAVMPEADKFPYTVRVVSEITESNGSSSMASVCGASLALMDAGVPIKAAVAGIAMGLVKEGDNFVVLSDILGDEDHLGDMDFKVAGSREGISALQMDIKIEGITREIMQEALNQAKGARLHILGVMEQAIDAPRGDISEFAPRIHTIKINPDKIKDVIGKGGAVIRALTEETGTTIEIEDDGTVKIAATDGDKAKHAIRRIEEITAEIEVGRIYNGKVTRIVDFGAFVAIGGGKEGLVHISQIADKRVEKVTDYLQMGQEVPVKVLEVDRQGRVRLSIKEATEQSPAEDAAPAAPEAE
- the nlpI gene encoding lipoprotein NlpI; protein product: MKPFLRWCFVATAITLAGCSNSAWRKNEVLAVPLQPTLQQEVILARMEQILASRALTDDERAQLLYERGVLYDSLGLRALARNDFSQALAIRPDMPEVFNYLGIYLTQAGNFDAAYEAFDSVLELDPTYNYAHLNRGIALYYGGRYRLAQDDLLAFYQDDPNDPFRSLWLYVAERNMDEKQAKVALQQRLEKSDKEQWGWNIVEFYLGNISEKELMERLKADATDNTSLAEHLSETNFYLGKYYLSLGDKDSAKALFKLAVANNVHNYVEHRYALLELALLGQEHDDLAESDQQ
- the yrbN gene encoding protein YrbN — encoded protein: MKIADQFHDELRRLAAINEAHVLHD